From the Senegalimassilia faecalis genome, one window contains:
- a CDS encoding pyridoxamine 5'-phosphate oxidase family protein gives MEKVVEFLQANPVQYLATVGRDGKAKCRPFMFSGEKDGKLWFCTNNTKDVYKDMEENPEVEISVSSPEYAWIRLHGTAVFVNDMSVKEMCLENPIVKGQYETADNPIFEVFYLKDAHGAIADFSGNPPYEFQIAHDIRRVCRRLRVASRRRTLRSKPRFRI, from the coding sequence ATGGAAAAAGTCGTCGAGTTTTTGCAGGCCAATCCCGTGCAGTATCTGGCCACCGTCGGTCGTGACGGCAAGGCGAAGTGCCGCCCGTTCATGTTCTCGGGTGAGAAGGACGGCAAGCTGTGGTTCTGCACGAACAACACGAAGGACGTGTACAAGGACATGGAGGAAAACCCCGAGGTCGAGATTTCGGTGTCCAGCCCCGAGTATGCGTGGATTCGCTTGCACGGCACGGCCGTGTTCGTGAACGATATGTCCGTGAAGGAGATGTGCCTGGAAAACCCCATCGTGAAGGGCCAGTACGAAACCGCCGACAACCCCATTTTCGAGGTGTTCTACCTGAAGGACGCGCATGGCGCCATCGCCGACTTCTCCGGCAATCCGCCTTACGAGTTCCAAATAGCGCATGATATAAGGCGGGTTTGCCGCCGCTTGCGAGTTGCGTCTCGACGTCGAACGTTGCGCTCGAAGCCCCGTTTCCGAATCTGA
- the hydF gene encoding [FeFe] hydrogenase H-cluster maturation GTPase HydF, whose product MSLNDTPGAERLRIGFFGVRNAGKSNLVNAFTGQSLSVTSPVAGTTTDAVVKGMELLPVGPVTVVDTPGIDDEGDLGCKRAGRARDELRRCDVAVLVVDATRGVSDQDRELLSAFAEKAIPCVVAFNKVDLLAAGRDACGEGGAAFEEAALKLPEGAIVRKIAVSAATGMNVRELRESVAAAAGHAKPARRVVADLVNPGDVVVLVIPIDSSAPKGRIILPQQMVLRDLLDAHAAALACQPDELAGLLGSLARPPKLVVTDSQAFSQVAAIVPPEVPLTSFSILMARRKGQLSLLIEGANALGGLTGESRVLVCEGCTHHRQCEDIGTVKMPAWIKAFCGAEPRFEFVSGKEFPDSLEGYDLVVHCGGCMLNGREMGYRLDKARACGVPIVNYGIAIAHMNGILERSLDSLRGKYS is encoded by the coding sequence ATGAGCCTCAACGACACCCCCGGCGCCGAGCGCTTGAGGATAGGCTTCTTCGGCGTGCGCAACGCCGGCAAATCGAACCTGGTCAATGCCTTCACGGGCCAGAGCCTCTCGGTGACGAGCCCCGTCGCGGGCACGACCACCGACGCGGTGGTCAAGGGCATGGAGCTCCTTCCCGTCGGCCCGGTCACGGTCGTGGACACCCCCGGCATCGACGACGAGGGCGACCTCGGGTGCAAGCGAGCGGGCAGGGCCCGCGACGAGCTGCGCCGCTGCGACGTGGCCGTGCTGGTGGTAGACGCCACCCGGGGCGTGTCCGACCAGGACCGCGAGCTGCTGTCGGCGTTCGCCGAGAAGGCCATTCCCTGCGTGGTCGCCTTCAACAAGGTCGACCTCCTTGCGGCAGGGCGGGACGCGTGCGGGGAAGGGGGCGCGGCCTTCGAAGAGGCGGCGCTTAAGCTTCCCGAGGGGGCTATCGTGCGAAAGATCGCCGTGAGCGCCGCGACGGGCATGAACGTCCGAGAGCTCAGGGAGTCGGTCGCCGCCGCGGCCGGCCATGCGAAGCCCGCAAGGCGGGTCGTCGCCGACTTGGTGAACCCCGGGGACGTCGTGGTGCTCGTGATCCCCATCGACTCGTCGGCGCCGAAGGGGCGCATCATCCTTCCCCAGCAGATGGTCCTGCGCGACCTCCTTGATGCGCACGCGGCGGCGCTGGCTTGCCAGCCCGATGAGCTCGCTGGGCTTCTCGGATCGCTTGCGAGGCCGCCGAAGCTTGTCGTGACGGACTCCCAGGCCTTCTCCCAGGTTGCGGCCATCGTGCCCCCGGAGGTGCCGCTGACGTCCTTCTCCATCCTGATGGCGCGCCGCAAAGGACAGCTCTCGCTGCTGATCGAGGGGGCGAATGCCCTTGGAGGCCTTACCGGGGAAAGCCGCGTGCTCGTATGCGAGGGGTGCACCCACCACCGTCAATGCGAGGATATCGGAACGGTCAAGATGCCCGCCTGGATAAAAGCATTCTGCGGGGCGGAGCCGCGGTTCGAATTCGTCTCCGGCAAGGAGTTCCCCGATTCGCTCGAAGGATACGACCTGGTCGTCCACTGCGGGGGGTGCATGCTCAACGGCAGGGAGATGGGATACCGCCTGGACAAGGCGCGGGCGTGCGGCGTGCCCATCGTGAACTACGGGATCGCCATAGCGCACATGAACGGCATCCTCGAGCGCAGCCTCGATTCGCTGCGCGGCAAGTACTCCTAG
- a CDS encoding asparaginase, with translation MKKILVIATGGTIASAEEGSGLAPALTGEQLVAFVPEVAQVCHVEVSQVMNVDSTNMRPEGWLAIADEVRRRYDDCDGFVVLHGTDTLAYTAAGLSYLVQASPKPVVLTGSQLPMGDPGTDGKRNLFDAVRVACDDAAAGVMVVFGGKAISGTAARKVRTRDFEAFDSLNVPDLGAAGENGVQWAAAARELMAPGAADGCATAGEARAGREGFSADGCSACEEHGGVSVPSGAAERGFAVAGPFAPRFFDTLNPRVMVLKVTPGMDGRVVDALRPLCDALVVEAFGLGGIPEYAGVTDALLNWADAGKTLVMTTQCPFEGADLSVYEVGRAFCNRPGVLMGGAATTEALLAKTMWALAQAERPDGTIDREKLTALFASC, from the coding sequence ATGAAGAAGATTTTGGTTATCGCGACGGGCGGGACCATCGCGTCGGCTGAAGAGGGCAGCGGGCTTGCGCCGGCGTTGACGGGCGAGCAGTTGGTGGCGTTTGTTCCCGAGGTCGCGCAGGTGTGCCATGTCGAGGTGTCGCAGGTCATGAACGTGGACAGCACGAACATGCGCCCGGAGGGATGGCTGGCCATCGCGGACGAGGTGCGTCGGCGCTATGACGATTGCGACGGGTTCGTCGTCCTTCACGGCACCGATACGCTGGCGTACACGGCGGCGGGGTTGTCGTATTTGGTGCAGGCAAGTCCGAAGCCTGTGGTGCTGACCGGCTCGCAGCTGCCCATGGGCGATCCCGGCACCGACGGCAAGCGCAACCTGTTTGATGCCGTGCGCGTGGCCTGCGACGATGCCGCCGCGGGCGTTATGGTGGTGTTCGGCGGAAAGGCGATCTCGGGCACGGCGGCGCGCAAGGTGCGCACGCGTGATTTCGAGGCGTTCGACAGTTTGAACGTACCCGATTTGGGTGCGGCTGGCGAAAACGGCGTGCAGTGGGCGGCGGCCGCGCGCGAGCTGATGGCGCCGGGCGCGGCGGATGGTTGTGCGACGGCGGGCGAAGCGAGGGCCGGCAGAGAGGGCTTTTCGGCTGACGGCTGCTCCGCGTGCGAAGAGCACGGAGGCGTTTCTGTGCCTTCGGGTGCTGCCGAACGTGGTTTTGCGGTGGCGGGGCCTTTCGCTCCGCGGTTTTTCGACACGCTGAACCCGCGCGTGATGGTGCTCAAGGTGACGCCGGGCATGGACGGGCGCGTGGTCGACGCGCTGCGCCCGTTGTGCGACGCGCTGGTGGTGGAGGCGTTCGGGCTGGGCGGCATCCCGGAGTACGCGGGCGTGACGGACGCGCTGCTGAACTGGGCGGATGCCGGCAAAACGCTGGTGATGACCACGCAGTGCCCCTTCGAGGGCGCCGACTTGAGCGTGTACGAGGTAGGTCGCGCGTTCTGCAACCGTCCCGGCGTGCTCATGGGCGGCGCGGCAACCACCGAAGCGCTGCTGGCGAAAACCATGTGGGCCCTCGCGCAAGCCGAACGCCCCGACGGCACCATCGATCGCGAAAAACTCACGGCCCTGTTCGCCAGCTGCTAG
- the mscL gene encoding large conductance mechanosensitive channel protein MscL, with protein sequence MKKFLAEFKEFINRGNVVDLAVGVIIGGAFTSIVTALTTNIINPLISVIAGGADTISGLVVPGTDIDFGAFISACINFLIVAFVVFVLVKAVNKAQNIGEKLTGKEEEAPAAVPTCPFCLEEVKEGATRCPHCAGQFDAPAKAE encoded by the coding sequence GTGAAGAAGTTTCTCGCCGAGTTCAAGGAGTTTATCAATCGCGGCAACGTTGTGGACCTGGCCGTTGGCGTTATCATCGGCGGCGCGTTCACGTCTATCGTGACGGCGCTGACCACGAACATCATCAACCCGCTGATTTCCGTCATCGCAGGCGGCGCCGATACCATTTCCGGTTTGGTGGTGCCCGGCACCGACATCGACTTCGGCGCGTTCATCAGCGCGTGCATTAACTTCCTCATTGTGGCATTCGTGGTGTTTGTGCTGGTGAAGGCCGTGAACAAGGCGCAGAACATCGGCGAGAAGCTGACGGGCAAGGAAGAAGAGGCGCCCGCGGCTGTGCCCACGTGCCCGTTCTGCTTGGAAGAGGTTAAGGAAGGCGCCACGCGCTGCCCGCACTGCGCCGGCCAGTTCGATGCGCCCGCGAAGGCGGAGTAG
- a CDS encoding exonuclease SbcCD subunit D: MRLLHVSDLHIGKRLNGVSLLDDQRHILRQILRIAEERQVKALLIAGDIYDKASPSAEAVTVFDAFLTDAVAAGLRVLAIPGNHDSAERIAYAQGLLESQGVCFPPVYAGEVERVVLEDEWGDVAFWLLPFLKPGDVRRYFPDVEIGDDYSAALRAVLGACEVDANARNVALSHQLVTAYGVSPDRADDEIKLGGIDNVDASVYDAFDYVALGHVHRPQRVGRDTVRYSGSPLKYSFSEARYNKSVVLVDLGEKAPGDAVGACVSTELIPLEPLHDVREVRGALGTLLAVSADTGCEGADDTDGRLEQGQTGHVGADGLAACGADDVCEASATDSDSAAVAPDGEAVELRNPLQDYVHITLTDEHPQLDALAKLREVYPNVMSLDYDNLNVLVNRTQTASTSDPDKLDMLELFSMFYEVQVGNELDEVQKTFARKVIAGVEHDVAKGPDGQEGGAK; the protein is encoded by the coding sequence ATGAGGTTGCTGCATGTGTCCGACTTGCATATTGGCAAGCGGTTGAATGGCGTTTCGCTGCTGGATGATCAGCGGCATATTTTGCGGCAAATTCTGCGAATTGCAGAAGAGCGCCAGGTTAAAGCCTTGCTTATTGCTGGTGATATTTACGACAAGGCGTCGCCAAGTGCGGAAGCCGTCACGGTATTCGATGCGTTTTTGACCGATGCGGTGGCGGCGGGCCTTCGTGTGCTTGCTATTCCCGGCAACCATGATTCGGCGGAGCGCATCGCGTATGCGCAGGGTTTGCTGGAAAGCCAGGGCGTGTGTTTCCCACCGGTGTATGCGGGTGAGGTCGAGCGCGTTGTTCTGGAAGACGAATGGGGCGATGTGGCGTTTTGGCTGCTGCCGTTTTTGAAGCCGGGCGATGTGCGCCGGTATTTTCCCGATGTGGAAATAGGGGATGATTACTCGGCTGCGCTGCGTGCGGTGTTGGGCGCGTGCGAGGTTGACGCGAATGCACGCAATGTCGCGCTGTCGCATCAGCTGGTAACGGCATACGGCGTTTCGCCTGATCGCGCGGATGACGAAATCAAGCTTGGCGGTATCGATAATGTGGATGCGTCGGTGTACGACGCGTTTGATTACGTGGCGCTGGGGCATGTGCATCGCCCGCAGCGCGTGGGCCGTGACACGGTGCGCTATTCGGGCTCGCCGCTGAAGTATTCGTTTAGCGAAGCGCGCTACAACAAAAGTGTTGTGCTTGTTGACCTGGGAGAAAAGGCGCCCGGTGATGCAGTTGGCGCATGTGTTTCCACAGAGCTTATCCCGCTTGAGCCGTTGCATGATGTTCGCGAAGTGCGCGGTGCGTTGGGAACGCTGCTGGCCGTGTCGGCCGATACGGGTTGCGAAGGCGCCGATGATACCGATGGGCGATTGGAGCAGGGGCAGACCGGCCACGTCGGTGCTGATGGGCTGGCGGCTTGTGGTGCGGATGACGTTTGTGAGGCAAGTGCGACAGATTCCGATAGTGCGGCAGTTGCGCCGGACGGTGAAGCGGTCGAGTTGCGCAATCCGCTGCAGGACTACGTGCATATCACGTTAACCGACGAGCATCCGCAGCTTGATGCGCTCGCGAAGCTTCGCGAGGTGTACCCCAACGTGATGTCGCTTGATTACGACAACCTCAACGTGCTGGTGAATCGCACGCAGACTGCTTCGACATCGGACCCGGATAAGCTGGACATGCTGGAGCTGTTCTCGATGTTCTACGAGGTCCAGGTTGGCAATGAGCTTGACGAGGTTCAGAAAACGTTCGCGCGCAAGGTTATTGCTGGCGTTGAGCACGACGTGGCAAAAGGGCCTGATGGGCAGGAAGGGGGCGCGAAATGA
- a CDS encoding AAA family ATPase, whose protein sequence is MRPLKLTMSAFGPYADETVIDFRTLGTSGVYLVCGDTGAGKTMIFDAICFALFGEASGDSKNGARSASSLRSDYADPAIKTFVELEFLYRGQTYRVKRNPDYERAKLRGEGTTKETANAEIEFPGRRCISGVRKVTTEVEELLGIDASQFKQIVMLAQGEFRKLLTADTATREGIFRKLFATQKHERLQERLGEESRKLERENESLKREVVANARAVAFPPEDPREQELAERVRGAASLGDWLAELLESLLGVDRPELQRLHGETEALRNKWREANGLTMRAQTREQTLLDQKRLQSVLAEHEAKSAQLQADFEAAKATDNQRAQAVEQAAVIEGTLGKYEALWEAERKLREEAAAAESAQKASASAKEAAEAAERQRADAALAVEKLSDAEVRKAEAQGCFDAAQAKVDEAARVLADAREYAGKVAAAQAAALRAQKLDEDLKTCVVQESAAEDLAKQAQAAFDSFAGADAACSEAHAAVERAQTAQRDAQQVVDRRAELARAAALAEGPHQQALCSLKEAEAHHDADASALQRLQKLQRAGRAGMLAADLQEGEPCPVCGSVHHPAPAVATESIPSDDEVDAAAEQEAASRGVAEQASREAERCRTVLESAQSALRSFDAECGGEAAASEALSQAANKLERARQAFAEAQQRQEKATSAHVIVQRAHDAMDKARNDVAKAKDAQHEAQREADAQMAAADALRQRLTVADANEALRVHKAAQDDAAVARTHLNNAKQAVEQLAAAKRRCGKAEAAAQQALAQSQQAEESWRQLSQNCELVRQRVEHLKVDLEFPSLDAARGKANALRAQAEELKARRDAAERALTVNKQHIETNRKLLEDKAKQLAELPQIDVEKAQAQQDELLKQGQESSARESAVSARIQANERVLRQLRDVLQRTGDIEQRYGRIKLMADAANGNLTGQAKIRFEAYVQGMYFDRVIAAANERLRVLTAGQFELVRWAESSGNSKAGLGLYVIDSFTGRARDASSLSGGESFQASLCLALGLSDIVQAHAGGVEFDTMFVDEGFGSLDQGALGNAISLLSDLSGGNKLVGIISHVEDLKANIPKRITVTKSRTGSKAVVEG, encoded by the coding sequence ATGAGGCCGCTGAAGCTGACGATGTCCGCGTTTGGTCCGTACGCAGATGAAACGGTCATCGATTTCCGCACGCTTGGCACGTCGGGCGTGTACTTGGTGTGCGGCGACACGGGTGCGGGCAAAACCATGATTTTCGATGCCATTTGCTTCGCGTTGTTCGGCGAAGCGAGCGGCGATAGCAAAAACGGGGCGCGCAGCGCGTCGAGCTTGCGTAGCGATTATGCTGACCCAGCAATCAAAACGTTCGTTGAGCTGGAGTTTTTGTATCGCGGGCAAACGTATCGCGTGAAGCGCAATCCCGATTATGAGCGCGCAAAGCTGCGCGGAGAAGGCACCACGAAGGAAACGGCGAATGCCGAGATAGAATTTCCCGGCAGACGCTGCATCAGCGGTGTTCGCAAGGTAACAACCGAAGTCGAAGAGTTGCTTGGCATTGATGCAAGCCAGTTTAAGCAGATTGTTATGCTGGCGCAGGGGGAGTTCCGCAAACTGCTTACCGCCGACACGGCTACGCGCGAGGGCATCTTCCGCAAGCTGTTCGCTACGCAAAAGCATGAGCGGTTGCAGGAACGGTTGGGCGAGGAGAGTCGCAAACTCGAGCGCGAAAACGAGTCGTTGAAGCGCGAGGTTGTTGCGAATGCCCGAGCGGTTGCGTTCCCGCCCGAAGACCCGCGCGAGCAAGAACTGGCGGAACGTGTCCGCGGAGCTGCGTCACTGGGCGATTGGCTTGCCGAGCTGCTTGAGAGCTTGCTGGGCGTTGACCGTCCGGAGTTGCAGCGCTTGCACGGGGAAACCGAGGCGTTGCGCAACAAGTGGCGAGAAGCTAATGGTTTGACGATGCGCGCTCAAACGCGTGAGCAAACGTTGCTGGACCAAAAGAGGTTGCAAAGCGTTCTTGCGGAACATGAGGCAAAGTCGGCACAGCTTCAGGCTGATTTCGAGGCTGCGAAAGCTACCGATAACCAGCGGGCACAGGCTGTTGAGCAGGCGGCGGTGATCGAGGGTACGCTGGGTAAATACGAAGCGCTTTGGGAGGCCGAGCGGAAGCTGCGGGAAGAAGCTGCGGCAGCGGAATCGGCGCAAAAGGCCAGCGCGAGCGCGAAAGAGGCGGCGGAAGCTGCGGAGCGTCAGCGGGCTGATGCCGCATTAGCGGTGGAAAAGCTGTCTGATGCGGAAGTGCGCAAGGCTGAAGCGCAGGGGTGCTTCGACGCCGCGCAGGCGAAGGTGGACGAGGCGGCGCGCGTGTTGGCGGATGCTCGTGAGTATGCGGGCAAGGTCGCCGCGGCGCAGGCTGCTGCGCTGCGCGCGCAAAAACTTGACGAGGATTTGAAGACATGCGTTGTGCAGGAGTCTGCTGCGGAGGATTTGGCCAAGCAGGCGCAAGCCGCGTTCGACTCGTTTGCCGGCGCCGATGCGGCTTGCAGCGAGGCGCATGCGGCAGTCGAGCGCGCCCAAACGGCGCAGCGCGATGCGCAGCAGGTGGTCGACCGTCGCGCTGAGCTGGCGCGTGCGGCGGCGCTTGCGGAAGGGCCTCACCAGCAGGCGTTGTGCAGCCTGAAAGAGGCGGAAGCGCACCACGATGCCGACGCATCGGCGTTGCAGCGGCTGCAAAAGCTGCAGCGTGCAGGGCGCGCAGGCATGCTGGCGGCCGATTTGCAAGAAGGCGAGCCCTGCCCTGTGTGCGGATCTGTGCACCATCCGGCTCCGGCTGTTGCAACGGAATCGATTCCAAGCGACGACGAAGTTGATGCTGCGGCGGAGCAGGAAGCTGCATCCCGGGGCGTTGCGGAACAGGCGTCCCGCGAGGCGGAGCGTTGTCGGACCGTGCTCGAGTCGGCGCAGAGCGCATTACGCTCGTTTGACGCCGAGTGTGGCGGCGAAGCGGCGGCATCTGAAGCACTTAGCCAGGCCGCAAACAAGCTCGAGCGCGCACGGCAGGCTTTTGCGGAGGCTCAGCAGCGCCAGGAAAAGGCGACGTCTGCGCACGTCATTGTGCAGCGTGCGCACGATGCGATGGACAAGGCGCGCAACGACGTTGCAAAGGCGAAAGATGCTCAACATGAAGCGCAGCGAGAGGCGGATGCGCAGATGGCTGCGGCGGACGCGTTGCGTCAGCGTTTGACGGTTGCCGATGCCAACGAGGCGTTGCGCGTGCACAAAGCGGCCCAAGATGATGCGGCGGTAGCTCGCACGCATCTGAATAACGCGAAACAGGCGGTTGAGCAGCTGGCGGCGGCGAAGCGGCGTTGCGGCAAAGCGGAAGCGGCGGCTCAGCAGGCGCTTGCCCAATCACAGCAAGCGGAGGAATCATGGCGGCAGCTTTCCCAGAATTGTGAACTTGTCCGGCAGCGTGTTGAACATTTAAAGGTTGACCTGGAGTTTCCGTCGCTTGATGCTGCTCGTGGTAAGGCGAACGCGCTTCGAGCGCAAGCTGAAGAACTTAAGGCGCGTCGCGATGCGGCGGAGCGGGCGCTTACGGTCAATAAGCAGCACATCGAGACGAATCGCAAGCTGCTGGAAGATAAGGCCAAGCAGCTTGCGGAGCTGCCGCAAATCGATGTTGAAAAAGCGCAGGCGCAGCAAGATGAGCTTCTCAAGCAGGGGCAGGAGTCATCGGCGCGTGAAAGCGCGGTGAGCGCGCGCATCCAAGCGAACGAACGGGTGTTGCGCCAGCTGAGGGATGTGCTGCAGCGTACGGGCGATATCGAGCAGCGCTACGGCCGTATCAAGCTGATGGCCGATGCGGCGAACGGCAACCTGACCGGTCAGGCGAAGATTCGTTTCGAGGCGTACGTGCAGGGCATGTACTTCGATCGCGTCATCGCGGCGGCGAACGAGCGCTTGCGCGTGTTGACGGCCGGGCAGTTCGAGCTGGTGCGCTGGGCCGAATCGTCGGGAAATTCGAAGGCCGGCTTGGGGCTTTACGTTATCGACAGCTTTACTGGCAGGGCGCGCGACGCGTCTTCCCTTTCTGGCGGCGAGTCGTTCCAGGCATCGCTGTGCTTGGCGCTGGGGCTGTCCGACATCGTACAGGCGCACGCTGGCGGCGTGGAATTCGACACCATGTTCGTGGACGAAGGCTTCGGGTCGCTTGACCAAGGAGCGCTTGGCAACGCCATCAGCTTGCTGTCGGATTTGTCGGGTGGCAACAAGCTTGTGGGCATCATCAGTCACGTTGAGGACCTGAAAGCCAACATCCCCAAACGCATCACCGTCACAAAATCGCGCACCGGCTCGAAAGCGGTCGTGGAAGGATAA
- the hydG gene encoding [FeFe] hydrogenase H-cluster radical SAM maturase HydG yields the protein MSFAYDPKSSCADEFINHQEILDTLEYAQAHKDDVELCREILKKCGPHLSPASEHGAMITHREASVLLACDDPWVNSEIRRLAREVKLAYYGNRIVLFAPLYLSNYCVNGCLYCPYHAKNRTIPRRKLTQDEIRAEVIALQDMGHKRLAIEAGEDPKHNPIDYILESIETIYSVKHENGSIRRVNVNIAATTVDEYRMLKDAGIGTYILFQETYNKENYLELHPTGPKHDYNWHTEAMDRAMEAGIDDVGLGVLFGLDGYAYEFAGLIMHAEHLEAAFGVGPHTISVPRVKPADDIDPDDFDNSLSDETFEKIIALIRITVPYTGMIISTRESKEVREAALRYGISQISGGSRTSVGGYAEAERPHDTEQFDVSDQRTLEEVVGWLMDNGHIPSFCTACYRAGRTGDRFMEFCKSGQISNYCHPNALMTLAEYLADYASGPTKEKGLRLIERELGNISSDAIRTACKENVGQILSGTGRDFRF from the coding sequence ATGAGCTTTGCATACGACCCGAAATCGTCGTGCGCCGACGAGTTCATAAACCACCAGGAGATTCTCGACACGCTTGAGTACGCGCAGGCGCACAAGGACGACGTCGAGCTGTGCCGGGAGATCCTGAAGAAGTGCGGCCCGCACCTGAGCCCGGCCTCCGAGCACGGTGCGATGATCACCCATCGCGAGGCGAGCGTGCTTCTGGCCTGCGACGACCCGTGGGTCAACTCCGAGATACGCCGTCTGGCCAGGGAGGTCAAGCTGGCCTACTACGGCAACCGCATCGTGCTGTTCGCCCCGCTCTACCTTTCCAACTACTGCGTCAACGGGTGCCTGTACTGCCCCTACCACGCCAAGAACCGCACCATCCCGCGCCGCAAGCTCACGCAGGACGAGATTCGCGCGGAGGTCATCGCGTTGCAGGACATGGGTCACAAGCGCCTGGCCATCGAGGCGGGCGAAGACCCCAAGCACAACCCCATCGACTACATCCTGGAGAGCATCGAGACCATCTACTCGGTCAAGCACGAGAACGGCTCCATCCGCCGCGTGAACGTGAACATCGCCGCCACCACGGTGGACGAGTACCGCATGCTCAAGGACGCGGGCATCGGCACGTATATCCTGTTCCAGGAGACCTATAACAAGGAGAACTACCTCGAGCTGCACCCCACAGGCCCCAAGCACGACTACAACTGGCACACCGAGGCCATGGACCGCGCCATGGAGGCCGGCATCGACGACGTGGGGCTCGGCGTGCTGTTCGGTCTGGACGGCTATGCCTATGAATTCGCCGGGCTCATCATGCACGCCGAGCACCTCGAGGCCGCCTTCGGGGTGGGGCCGCACACCATCAGCGTCCCCCGCGTGAAGCCCGCCGACGACATCGACCCGGACGATTTCGACAACTCGCTATCCGACGAGACGTTCGAGAAGATCATCGCGCTCATTCGCATCACCGTGCCCTACACGGGCATGATCATCTCCACGCGCGAGAGCAAGGAGGTGCGTGAGGCGGCCCTGCGCTACGGCATCAGCCAGATATCCGGGGGCAGCCGCACGAGCGTCGGCGGCTATGCGGAGGCGGAGCGTCCGCACGACACCGAGCAGTTTGACGTCTCCGACCAGCGCACCCTCGAGGAGGTTGTGGGCTGGCTCATGGACAATGGGCATATCCCCAGCTTCTGCACCGCCTGCTACCGCGCGGGCCGCACCGGCGACAGGTTCATGGAGTTCTGCAAGAGCGGTCAGATTTCGAACTACTGCCATCCGAACGCCCTGATGACGCTGGCGGAGTACCTGGCCGACTACGCCTCGGGCCCCACCAAGGAGAAGGGCCTGCGCCTCATCGAGCGCGAACTGGGCAACATTTCCAGCGATGCCATCAGGACCGCATGCAAGGAAAACGTCGGGCAGATCCTGAGCGGCACCGGGCGCGATTTCAGATTCTAA
- a CDS encoding YbaN family protein → MSALKKCLFVILGSLCTALGIAGVFLPVLPTTPLLLAAAFFFSRSSERLNAWLVETKAYKAYVEPFKSGRGVTVKKKLTILGISYSIMAVSAVLVAKPIVWGILGCVAVFLLWLVAFYLPTERSVFDEE, encoded by the coding sequence TTGAGCGCTCTTAAGAAATGCTTGTTTGTTATCCTTGGCTCGTTGTGCACGGCGCTGGGCATTGCTGGTGTGTTCTTGCCCGTTCTGCCCACTACGCCATTGTTGCTTGCGGCGGCGTTTTTCTTCTCGCGCAGTTCGGAGCGCTTGAATGCTTGGCTTGTTGAGACGAAGGCTTATAAAGCTTACGTTGAACCCTTCAAGAGCGGCCGAGGCGTTACGGTGAAGAAGAAGCTGACCATACTGGGCATCTCGTACTCGATTATGGCGGTGAGCGCTGTCTTGGTTGCCAAACCCATCGTGTGGGGCATTCTTGGATGCGTCGCGGTATTCCTCCTGTGGCTCGTGGCGTTTTATCTACCGACCGAGCGCAGCGTGTTCGACGAGGAATAA
- a CDS encoding winged helix-turn-helix transcriptional regulator, translating into MAQQTTKVALPACPVETTLSLIGNKWKVLILRDLAPGKKRFGQLQKSIGNVSQKVLTAQLRSMEADGLVHREVFAEVPPRVEYSLTDLGESLKPILNSMWAWGENYKQRFGQ; encoded by the coding sequence ATGGCTCAGCAAACAACGAAAGTCGCACTGCCGGCCTGCCCTGTAGAAACCACGCTGTCACTAATCGGGAACAAATGGAAAGTGCTCATCCTACGCGATCTTGCGCCGGGTAAAAAGCGTTTTGGGCAGCTGCAAAAGTCCATCGGCAACGTGTCGCAAAAGGTTTTGACCGCGCAGCTGCGTTCCATGGAAGCCGACGGCCTCGTGCATCGCGAAGTATTCGCCGAAGTGCCGCCGCGCGTGGAATATTCCCTCACCGACCTGGGTGAAAGCCTCAAACCCATCCTCAACTCCATGTGGGCCTGGGGCGAAAACTACAAGCAGCGCTTCGGACAATAG